ACTCCTGGTAATGCCTGGTACCTTTCTTTGGTACTTATTATATTTTGTTGGACGAGCATGCAGCTAAGATACTGACTTTCTGTTTCGTGCTGTGATTTTTTTGAATGCCTGCTGTTAAGTTGGCCATCAATGGGATTTTTAACATGATTTGGATGTTATTTTTTGCATAACAATTTGGTTTTGGAAGTTCTAATTCCTCATATTTACCTATACAGGCGACCAATACTTGTCAATCAAAATTGCTGCATATAAACAAAACTCTTCTGGCCGAAAGAATGTAAGTATGGTCTTGCATTCTACACTTGATTGTAAACTGCATTTTCATCGCTGGAAACGCTTACTGCTGCTATCAGAAGTGAGTTTTGAGTGGCGGTACTGCTCCTATCCTATCATTGatggatgaaaaatccaagTCTCGAGTTACCCAACTTGAACCGGATTAATATTGGAGGGACGGGGCTTCTCCTTGCAATTGCAATCAAATCAAGGTAAACTTTCTTCCTGCGGTGTCTGTAAGCGACAAGATTGTTTAtttcccaaaatttttttttatatggattGTCCTATTTTTGTTTCCTTGACAGAgtcaaggtaaagatgcatacTTTGAAGGTAAAAATTTCTAGTTGTTCAACAATGCATTGGGGGTCAAAATCTAGCCGGTAAGTTCACCACTTTTGTTGTCTCGTGCTAAAGATTATTCCTTTATTATTGTGGAACttaggattttttttctctatatttattctttaaaatatgggaaaaaaaatcatgtttagGTAATATGAATAATATGATACCAACAATCTTATTCCCTTTCTTTAAAACACAGCACACCTAACCTTGTCCAAGCAAAATGCAAAACGCTTCTGCATAAAAACAATCCATCTTGGGAAGCGTGACAGCTGGAGTTTTGACAACGCTTTTGACCGCCGTCCGATtggttatttatttgtttagtcAAGGGCGAGGATCACAACATCTGTTGCGATGGAAGGGGTGGGGCCAGATTTGTGATGGGCCGGAAACgtgattttgtttctttgtccCGAGGTCCAAACAAGGCCTTATCAGTATCATGTGACGATCGTCGTAATGACGATCCACAAGCCGAAGGCAAACGAGAGACAGAGGAAGCTGACGCTATAAAACCACCAACAGGGTTAGGGATTGAGCTTTTCGAGGTGGCCATTAATCAAACATCATCGCCCACTACCTTCGgtgcgctctctctctctctcgactcTCTGcacatttttctctctctatctgtaCTCTATACATACTCAGAATCACGAACCATAGTTCGTTTAATTGTTGATCCGGACTTTGAGGTATACAAGGAATAGCTCGCCGTATTTTTTGGATTATGATTCTGTGTTTTTTATTCTGCGCTGACTTTTCGGTTTTCATGTtgaattgttgttttttttttcctaatcgTTTGGTCCTTGCAGAATTTCATTTTGATATCTATTTTTTGCTACCATAGCTAGATTGATTGTGTTCTTCTATGTTTGATTTCCTGGAAAAtggaagaaaacagagaaaatggTGATTATACGTTCAGCGTTGAGGAAAAAGATTGAAATTTAGGGGTTCATTTGAATAAATAATCCCGGTAGAGTTTTGTggctaatttatttatttgctaATTCTAGCTTTTTGATTGAAGCTGGATTTTCCATCTTAACTTGTTAATTTTCGAGTTCCAAATTGCTAAGCTAAATTTTCCAATGTAATTGTTTCATTTGGAGTTCGTAGAGCAGTATTAGAGAGAAGGGAGGGCACATGAGAGGGAAAATAACCCAGGTTTCAAATTGTATTGGCCTCTCAGTTTCCTATGTGTCTGCAAGTGAATTTGGTGCTTTCTGTTTTAATTACTAGGAATTTTTAAGGGAATGCTCTCTGTGGCACGTTCACTGAGCTTTGTAAGTGgggaaaatgaaaatattgatTATAGAGAAGGGTATGGTTTTACTTAGTGAACGATCTTGAATATGGTTTTATCTGATACAGGATCTATATTCTTTATTGCTTCAACCtttacctttttgttttttattatatcTATCATGATCTATCAGTTGATAGCTCAAACAGTCTCTTCCCTCCCTGAAGTCTTCCAAAGCTGATTTCACGATTCATTATTGATATGCTCTAAAGTTATTTTGACATTATTCATCTATAAGCATGTTTGCTAGTTACTTTGACATTAAGTTACCAGTGTTATTAGTGTGACTAgaatacaaaaatgaaaagaaatgatATCGGTTGTATTAAATGGGCAATAccttgactcttttttttattattatttcttgaTGCTTTCAAGATAAAAAGATGAGTTCGTTGGATGTGGCCAGAGCAGAACTAGCACTTGCAGTTTTGTATCTGAATAAGGCTGAGGCAAGGGACAAGATATGCAGGGCAATACAATATGGTTCAAAGTTCTTGAGCAATGGAAAACCCGGGACGGCCCAAAATGTAGACAAATCAACCAGCCTAGCCCGAAAAGTATTTCGCCTTTTTAAGGTTAGGTGATATCACACAGAAGGGCCCCTATTATAGTATATTCTTTTATTTGTGCATGGTATGAGCCTATACTTGCTTTTACGGAAGGTATCTGTTTTGAACTTTGTCTTTAGAGTTTTTATTGCATTGCCTTTCATGCCTAATTAACCACATCGTTTTTGCAGTTTGTCAATGATTTGCATGCTCTTATTAGTCCTGTACCTCAGGGAACTCCTCTTCCACTTGTTTTGCTGGGGAAGGTAAATGGACAtcagttgaaagttgaaactcttCTATGACtatctccattttctttttttaacaaCTTCAGTATTTCATGTTTATTTCAGTCCAAAAATTCATTACTATCGACTTTCTTATTTCTCGATCAAATTGTCTGGCTTGGTAGATCTGGCATCTACAAGGTATGAAATgcttctc
This sequence is a window from Tripterygium wilfordii isolate XIE 37 chromosome 8, ASM1340144v1, whole genome shotgun sequence. Protein-coding genes within it:
- the LOC120004039 gene encoding peroxisomal membrane protein 11D-like isoform X1, with protein sequence MGRKRDFVSLSRGPNKALSVSCDDRRNDDPQAEGKRETEEADAIKPPTGLGIELFEVAINQTSSPTTFDKKMSSLDVARAELALAVLYLNKAEARDKICRAIQYGSKFLSNGKPGTAQNVDKSTSLARKVFRLFKFVNDLHALISPVPQGTPLPLVLLGKSKNSLLSTFLFLDQIVWLGRSGIYKNKERAEFLGRISLFCWMGSSICTTLVEIGELCRLSASMKKLEKNHKSGDKNQDEEYRAKLKKSNERTLALVKAGMDTVVAVGLLQLVPKKVTPRVTGAIGFVSSLISCYQLLPSPPKPKTV